The Pseudomonas pergaminensis nucleotide sequence AGCGGGCAGCCGATTTGCCGGCTGGCCTGGTCGAGAAAGTGCTCGACCAAAGGCCCCAGGCCGTCAAGGCATTCGCGCAGCGGCGGGATATGCAGGGACAACACATTGAGGCGGTGGTAGAGGTCCTGGCGGAATTCGCCACGGGCACACAGCTCGGACAAGTCCACCTGGGTCGCGCAGATCACGCGCACGTCCAGGTACACCTCTTCATCACTGCCTACACGTCGGAAGCATCCATCCTGCAAAAAACGCAGCAACTTCACCTGTAGCCGCGCGCTCATCTCCCCGACACCATCGAGAAACAGCGTACCGCCCGCCGTCAGTTCCAATAGCCCCAACTTGCCTTCGGCCCGTGCGCCTTCGAACGCGCCGGGACCGTAGCCGAACAGCTCGGTCTCGGCCATCGACTCTGGCAAGCCCGCGCAATTAAGCGCCATCAACGGCGATTGCCCACGCGGGCTGGCCAAGTGACAGGCGCGCGCCAGCAGTTCCTTGCCGGTGCCGGTTTCGCCTTCTATTAATAGAGGCGCATCCAGCGGCGCCATGCGCCGGGCTTCGCGCACCACGGCGGCCATGACTTTGGAGCTTTGGAAGATGCTGTCGAAGCCACGCAACTCCTGCTTACGCACGTTGTAGATGCGCTCACCCACGCGGTCGGCGCGGTGCAGGGTCAACACGGCGCCGGCCATGGCCTCGCTGTCATCATGCTCGGAGGATTGCAGCGGCGCGATGTCCGCCAGGAACACGTCACCCTTGACCTTGACCCGCAGGCCGTTGATCCGCGATTTACTGGCGCGCACCAGCTCCGGCAAGTCGAAGTCCTCGGCATACCGCGACAACGGAATGCCCGGCACCTCATCCACCCGCACCCCGAGCAACTGCGCCGCCGCGCGGTTGGCGGCGACGATAGAGCCGCCCATATCGATGGACAGTACCGGGAACTCCAGCGCGCCGAGCAGTGCATTGAGCTCCATATGCCGACGCTCACTGGGCATCAGCCCTACCCTTTTGACCCCGAACACCCCGGCAATCGCCTCGAACTGCGGGCGCAGCGCCTGGAACTGCATGTTCACCAGATTCGGGCAAAACAGGTAGATGGCATTGCCATGCTCACCGCCGACCTCGCCCTTGGCGACGTTGACACCGTATTCCACCAACAGGTTGAGGATGTCCCGCAGGATGCCGATGCGGTTCTGGCAGTGCACTTTGATACGCATGAAGAGGCCCGAAAAGTGGGGAGGCGCCGCGTCTTTTTGTCGCTGGGCGCAGATAGTCGTCAAGATTATGTGACAGCTTGCAGGCTTTTCCCAGCCCAATGCAGCGGCCAGCCTCACAAGCGTAACGAATACTTTACGAAAAATGGTAAGTTTTCCTACGCAGCGCCGTTTTAAACGGGTGGAATCCGGCCGCGCACGGGTTATCAATAAGCTCATCGCAGGACATAACAAGAACGAATGCCTAGCAGGAGAGCCGTATGAAGCAGACGCAGTACGTGGCCCGCGAGCCCGACGCGCAAGGTTTTATCCACTACCCGCCAGAAGAACACGCGGTGTGGAATACCCTGATCACTCGCCAGTTGAAAGTGATCGAG carries:
- a CDS encoding sigma-54-dependent transcriptional regulator produces the protein MRIKVHCQNRIGILRDILNLLVEYGVNVAKGEVGGEHGNAIYLFCPNLVNMQFQALRPQFEAIAGVFGVKRVGLMPSERRHMELNALLGALEFPVLSIDMGGSIVAANRAAAQLLGVRVDEVPGIPLSRYAEDFDLPELVRASKSRINGLRVKVKGDVFLADIAPLQSSEHDDSEAMAGAVLTLHRADRVGERIYNVRKQELRGFDSIFQSSKVMAAVVREARRMAPLDAPLLIEGETGTGKELLARACHLASPRGQSPLMALNCAGLPESMAETELFGYGPGAFEGARAEGKLGLLELTAGGTLFLDGVGEMSARLQVKLLRFLQDGCFRRVGSDEEVYLDVRVICATQVDLSELCARGEFRQDLYHRLNVLSLHIPPLRECLDGLGPLVEHFLDQASRQIGCPLPKLAPAAMDRLSHYHWPGNVRQLENVLFQAVSLCDGGMVKVEHIRLPDYGVRQPLGDFSLEGGLEDIVGRFEKAVLEALYAEHSSSRQLGKRLGVSHTTIANKLRDYEILKSDK